The Astatotilapia calliptera chromosome 14, fAstCal1.2, whole genome shotgun sequence genome includes a region encoding these proteins:
- the hectd1 gene encoding E3 ubiquitin-protein ligase HECTD1 isoform X1 codes for MADVDPDTLLEWLQMGQGDERDMQLIALEQLCMLLLMSDNVDRCFETCPPRTFLPALCKIFLDESAPDNVLEVTARAITYYLDVSAECTRRIVGVDGAIKALCNRLVVVELNNRTSRDLAEQCVKVLELICTRESGAVFEAGGLNCVLSFIRDSGHLVHKDTLHSAMAVVSRLCSKMEPQDSSLETCVESLSSLLKHEDHQVSDGALRCFASLADRFTRRGVDPAPLAKHGLTEELLSRMAAAGGTVSGPASSCKPGRPSAGAGPSASDSKLSNQVSTIVSLLSTLCRGSPLVTHDLLRSALPDSMESALGGDERCVLDTMRLVDLLLVLLFEGRKALPKSTAGSTGRIPGLRRLDSSGERSHRQLIDCIRSKDTDALIDAIDTGAFEVNFMDDVGQTLLNWASAFGTQEMVEFLCERGADVNRGQRSSSLHYAACFGRPQVAKTLLRHGANPDLRDEDGKTPLDKARERGHSEVVAILQSPGDWMCPVNKSDDKKKKDLNKEEEEGSEPKGDPEMAPIYLKRLLPVFAQTFQHTMLPSIRKASLALIRKMVHYSSEVLLKEVCDSEAGHNLPTVLVEITATVLDQEDDDDGHLLALQIIRDLVDKGGDVFLDQLARLGVINKVSTLAGPASDDENEDEAKPEKEEEVQEDAREIQQGKPYHWRDWSIIRGRDCLYIWSDAAALELSNGSNGWFRFILDGKLATMYSSGSPEGGSDSSESRSEFLEKLQRARSQVKPVTASQPILSSVGPTKLTVGNWSLTCLKDGEIAIHNSDGQQATILKEDLPGFVFESNRGTKHSFTAETSLGSEFVTGWTGKRGRKLKSKLEKTKQKVKSMARELYDDHFKAVESMPRGVVVTLRNISTQLESAWELHTNRQCIEGENTWRDLMKTALENLIVVLKDENTISPYEMCSSGLVQALFTVLNNSVELDLKHDCKPLMERINVFKAAFSENEDDESRPAVALIRKLIAVLESIERLPLHLYDTPGSSYNLQILTRRLRFRLERAPGETALIDRTGRMLKMEPLATVESLEQYLLKMVAKQWYDFERSSFVFVRKLREGQTFTFRHQHDFDENGIIYWVGTNAKTAYEWVNPAAYGLVVVTSSEGRNLPYGRLEDILSRDSSALNCHTNDDKNAWFAIDLGLWVIPSAYTLRHARGYGRSALRNWVFQVSKDGQNWTTLYTHVDDSSLNEPGSTATWPLDPSKEEKQGWRHIRIKQMGKNASGQTHYLSLSGLELYGNVTAVCEDQLGKAVKEAEANLRRQRRLFRSQVMKYIVPGARVVRGIDWKWRDQDGNPPGEGTITGEAHNGWIDVTWDAGGSNSYRMGAEGKFDLKLAPGYDPESPATAPSPKPVSSTVSGPASTTVGPSVTQAASGGGTTTTTSSSSSSTSSSSLQQSWSSLVKNNCPDKGGASSLGGASSSSRKGSSSSVCSVASSSDISLSSSAGFPGAGGLRLDRRTDGLVLDQGTGIGGVMGGGVGSDGHQQEPIVVLSSAAEGGSGSASSSGTLTGDASTTADETRNKDSSTAMATTDPATAISMGLVSVSSPDVSSVSESSSKDTPSQRPMCSVANARLSVSSLLAAGAPMSSSASVPNLSSREASLMESFVRRAPNMSRTNATNNMNLSRSSSDNNTNTLGRNVMSTATSPLMGAQSFPNLTTTGTTSTVTMSTSIVTSSNNVATATTGLSVGQLLSNTLTTSLTSTSSESDTGQEAEFSLYDFLDSCRANTLLAELDDEEDLPEPDDDDDENEDDNQEDQEYEEVLEEEEYETKGGRRRTWDDDFVLKRQFSALVPAFDPRPGRTNVQQTTDLEIPPPGTPRSEVQEEVECAPSPHLALTLKVAGLGTTREVELPLTNYRSTIFFYVQRLLQLSCNGAVKTDKLRRIWEPTYTIMYRELKDSDKEKESGKMEFCEHSIGVGGRSGGLSPSSVSANQSSEILGGAREVAQAKAGCSQNACGVEDVLQLLRILYIIGGDSAANTRTLQEDIDELQFNASPEDFTSKKITTKILQQIEEPLALASGALPDWCEQLTSKCPFLIPFETRQLYFTCTAFGASRAIVWLQNRREATMERSRPSTTVRRDDPGDFRVGRLKHERVKVPRGETMMEWAESVMHIHADQKSVLEVEFQGEEGTGLGPTLEFYALVAAEFQKTSLGIWLCDDDFPDDESRQVDLGGGLKPPGYYVQRSCGLFPAPFPQDSEELERITKLFYFLGIFLAKCIQDNRLVDLPISQPFFKLLCMGDIKSNMSKLLYQSRSSPQGNDPERPHLQPFLLLSEVQSEASTEESQETYSVGSFDEDSKSEFIMDPPKPKPPAWYHGILTWDDFQLINPHRASFLKEVKDLAVKRRQILASKSLSEDEKNTRLQDLMLKNPLGSGPPLSVEDLGLNFQFCPSSKVHGFSAVDLKPNGDDEMVSMENAEEYVELMFDFCMHTGIQKQMEAFREGFNRVFPMEKLSSFSHKEVQMILCGNQSPSWTADDIINYTEPKLGYTRDSPGFLRFVRVLCGMSSDERKAFLQFTTGCSTLPPGGLANLHPRLTIVRKVDATDSSYPSVNTCVHYLKLPEYSSEDIMRERLLAATMEKGFHLN; via the exons ATGGCCGATGTGGACCCAGACACCCTGCTGGAGTGGCTGCAGATGGGTCAGGGTGATGAGCGTGACATGCAACTCATTGCTCTGGAGCAACTCTGCATGCTACTGCTCATGTCAGATAACGTCGACCGCTGCTTTGAGAC ATGTCCTCCTCGGACATTCCTTCCAGCACTCTGTAAGATCTTCTTGGATGAGAGTGCTCCAGATAACGTGCTGGAGGTTACAGCCCGAGCAATAACCTACTACCTGGACGTGTCGGCAGAATGTACCCGCAGGATTGTGGGAGTGGATGGGGCCATCAAAGCGCTGTGTAATCGACTGGTGGTAGTGGAGTTGAACAACAGGACCAGCAGAGACCTGGCTGAGCAGTGTGTCAAG GTGCTGGAGTTGATCTGTACCAGAGAGTCTGGCGCAGTGTTTGAGGCAGGTGGGCTGAACTGTGTGCTGAGTTTCATCCGAGACAGTGGGCACCTTGTTCATAAAGACACTCTGCACTCAGCCATGGCTGTTGTGTCCCGCCTTTGCAGCAAAATGGAGCCCCAGGACTCTTCTCTGGAGACCTGTGTGGAGTCTCTGTCTAGCCTCCTCAAACACGAAGACCACCAG GTGTCAGACGGTGCTTTGCGCTGCTTTGCCTCACTGGCTGACCGGTTCACACGTCGTGGTGTAGACCCTGCCCCTTTAGCCAAACATGGCTTGACAGAGGAGCTGCTGTCCCGCATGGCGGCTGCTGGAGGGACAGTGTCAGGCCCCGCATCTTCCTGCAAGCCAGGCCGGCCTTCAGCAGGTGCAGGCCCCTCGGCTTCTGACTCGAAATTGAGCAACCAGGTGTCTACCATTGTCAGCCTGCTGTCAACACTCTGCAGGGGGTCTCCGCTAGTGACACAT GACTTGTTGCGTTCAGCACTGCCCGATTCGATGGAGTCAGCGCTGGGAGGAGATGAGCGCTGTGTACTGGACACCATGCGGCTGGTTGACCTCCTGCTGGTGCTCCTGTTTGAGGGGCGAAAAGCGCTGCCAAAGTCCACAGCAGGGTCGACGGGCAGGATCCCAGGGCTGCGACGTCTGGACAGTTCTGGGGAGAGATCACACCGACAGCTCATCGACTGTATCCGTAGCAAGGACACAGATGCTCTCATCGATGCCATTGACACTGGAG CATTTGAGGTGAACTTTATGGATGATGTCGGACAGACGCTGCTCAACTGGGCTTCAGCTTTCGGCACGCAAGAAATG GTTGAGTTTCTTTGTGAGAGAGGAGCAGATGTCaatagaggtcagaggtcatcgtCACTGCACTATGCTGCCTGTTTTGGACGCCCGCAAGTAGCCAAG actcTCCTGCGTCATGGGGCCAACCCTGACCTGAGGGATGAGGATGGAAAAACACCTCTGGACAAGGCTAGGGAGAGGGGACACAGTGAAGTTGTAGCTATACTGCAGTCTCCTG GAGACTGGATGTGTCCAGTGAACAAGAGTgatgacaagaagaagaaagatcttaacaaagaggaggaggagggcagtGAACCCAAAGGAGACCCAGAAATGGCTCCTATCTACCTAAAGAGACTTCTGCCTGTTTTTGCACAAACATTTCAGCATACCATGCTGCCTTCTATTAG GAAAGCTAGTCTGGCTTTGATCAGGAAAATGGTTCACTATAGCAGCGAAGTGCTGCTGAAGGAGGTGTGTGACAGCGAGGCGGGACATAACTTGCCCACGGTGCTGGTGGAGATCACAGCTACTGTCCTCGATCAAGAG GACGATGACGACGGTCACCTTCTGGCTCTGCAGATCATAAGGGATCTGGTGGATAAGGGTGGAGATGTTTTCCTTGACCAGCTGGCTCGACTAGGCGTCATCAACAAGGTGTCGACTTTGGCTGGACCAGCATCTGATGATGAGAACGAGGATGAAGCAAAACCTGAGAAG GAGGAAGAGGTGCAGGAGGATGCTAGGGAGATCCAGCAGGGGAAGCCATACCACTGGAGGGACTGGTCCATCATCAGAGGCAGGGACTGTCTCTACATCTGGTCTGACGCTGCTGCCCTTGAGCTCTCCAATGGCTCCAATGGCTGGTTCAGGTTCATCCTGGATGGGAAGCTAGCCACCATGTACTCCAGCGGAAGTCCAGAAGGGGGATCGGACAGCTCCG AGTCTCGCAGCGAGTTCTTGGAGAAGCTACAGCGGGCACGGAGTCAGGTGAAGCCAGTAACAGCCAGTCAGCCCATCTTGTCCAGTGTTGGCCCCACCAAGCTGACCGTAGGGAACTGGTCTCTGACCTGCCTGAAGGATGGAGAGATTGCTATCCACAACTCAGATGGGCAGCAGGCCACCATCCTGAAGGAAGACCTGCCTGGCTTTGTCTTTGAGTCTAACAGAGGAACCAAGCACTCTTTCACAGCAGAAACATCCTTGG GCTCAGAGTTTGTGACTGGTTGGACGGGGAAGCGAGGCAGGAAATTAAAGTCAAAACTGGAGAAGACAAAGCAGAAGGTGAAAAGTATGGCAAGAGAGCTATATGATGATCATTTCAAAGCTGTAGAAAGCATGCCCAGAGGAGTGGTGGTTACTCTCCGGAACATTTCAACACAGCTGGAGTCTGCTTGGGAGCTGCACACCAACAGACAG TGTATTGAAGGGGAGAACACATGGAGGGACCTGATGAAAACGGCTCTGGAAAACCTGATTGTAGTTTTGAAGGATGAAAACACGATTTCTCCGTATGAGATGTGTAGCAGTGGCTTGGTCCAGGCTCTGTTTACAGTCCTTAACAAT AGTGTGGAACTGGACCTGAAACATGATTGTAAGCCTTTAATGGAAAGAATCAATGTCTTTAAGGCGGCTTTCAGCGAGAATGAAGATGATGAAAG ccgACCAGCTGTTGCCTTAATCCGTAAACTGATAGCTGTCCTGGAGTCAATAGAACGCCTACCTCTGCACCTGTACGACACTCCGGGATCCTCATACAACCTGCAG ATTCTTACACGGAGATTGCGGTTCCGGCTGGAGCGAGCGCCGGGAGAGACGGCCCTGATCGACCGGACAGGTCGTATGTTGAAGATGGAACCACTTGCAACTGTGGAGTCTCTGGAGCAGTACCTGCTGAAGATG GTGGCAAAGCAGTGGTACGACTTCGAGCGCTCATCCTTTGTCTTTGTGCGGAAGCTGAGGGAAGGGCAGACCTTCACTTTCAGGCACCAACACGATTTTGATGAAAATGGTATCATCTATTGGGTCGGAACAAACGCCAA gacTGCCTATGAGTGGGTGAACCCCGCAGCTTATGGCCTAGTGGTGGTGACCTCTTCAGAGGGCCGGAATCTCCCCTACGGGAGACTGGAAGACATTCTCAGTCGGGATAGCTCTGCTCTGAATTGCCACACGAATGACGACAAGAATGCCTGGTTTGCTATCGACCTCGGCCTGTGGGTCATTCCCTCAGCATACACTCTGAGGCATGCCAG GGGTTATGGCCGCTCTGCGTTGAGGAACTGGGTCTTTCAGGTGTCCAAAGATGGTCAGAACTGGACGACTCTTTACACCCACGTAGATGACAGCAGCCTAAATGAACCCGG GTCGACAGCCACGTGGCCTCTGGACCCATCTAAAGAAGAGAAGCAGGGCTGGAGGCACATCAGAATTAAACAGATGGGAAAGAACGCCAGCGGCCAGACACACTATCTGTCACTATCTGGACTTGAGCTGTACGGCAATGTCACTGCAGTCTGTGAGGACCAGTTGG GTAAAGCTGTGAAGGAGGCAGAAGCAAACCTTCGCCGCCAGCGCCGCCTGTTTCGTTCTCAGGTGATGAAGTACATCGTACCAGGGGCACGGGTTGTTCGGGGCATCGACTGGAAGTGGCGCGACCAGGATGGAAACCCACCTGGAGAGGGCACCATTACTGGAGAGGCTCACAATG GCTGGATTGATGTAACCTGGGATGCTGGCGGCTCTAACTCTTACCGTATGGGCGCTGAAGGGAAGTTTGACCTCAAGCTTGCTCCAGGGTACGACCCTGAGTCGCCTGCCACAGCGCCGTCACCCAAACCTGTCTCATCCACTGTTTCAGGCCCCGCCTCCACCACGGTGGGACCCTCTGTGACGCAGGCGGCGAGCGGCGGCggtaccaccaccaccacctcatcatcttcctcctccacatCGTCATCCTCGCTTCAGCAGTCATGGAGCAGTCTGGTTAAAAATAACTGTCCTGATAAGGGCGGGGCCTCATCGCTTGGGGGTGCCAGCTCCTCCAGCAGAAAGGggagcagcagctctgtctGCAGTGTCGCCTCCTCCTCTGACATCAGCCTAAGTTCCTCCGCTGGTTTTCCAGGTGCAGGAGGTCTGCGACTGGACAGAAGAACTGATGGGCTAGTGCTTGACCAAGGAACCGGGATAGGAGGAGTAATGGGAGGCGGGGTTGGCTCTGATGGACATCAGCAAGAGCCAATTGTCGTTCTGTCCTCTGCAGCAGAGGGCGGATCTGGTTCAGCATCCAGCTCAGGCACACTTACTGGTGATGCATCCACCACAGCAGATGAAACCAGAAACAAAGACTCATCCACAGCAATGGCCACCACTGACCCGGCAACAGCGATCTCCATGGGGCTAGTGAGCGTGAGCTCCCCTGATGTCAGCTCGGTGTCGGAGTCATCTAGCAAGGACACGCCTTCCCAGAGGCCTATGTGCTCGGTGGCTAATGCCCGGCTATCGGTCAGCTCCCTCTTGGCTGCTGGCGCTCCCATGAGCTCCAGTGCCAGCGTCCCTAATTTGTCATCTCGCGAGGCCAGCTTGATGGAGTCCTTCGTCCGCCGCGCACCCAACATGTCGCGCACCAATGCCACAAATAACATGAACCTGAGCCGCAGCAGCAGcgacaacaacaccaacacgctGGGCAGAAACGTCATGAGTACTgcca cttCTCCTCTCATGGGTGCTCAGAGCTTTCCTAACCTCACCACCACTGGCACCACCTCCACCGTTACCATGTCCACCTCCATAGTAACCAGCAGCAataatgtagccacagccaccacgGGTTTGTCGGTGGGCCAGTTACTAAGCAACACCCTTACAACCAGCCTGACGTCTACATCCAGCGAGAGCGACACGGGCCAGGAGGCCGAGTTCTCTCTCTATG ACTTTCTGGACAGCTGCCGTGCCAACACACTGTTGGCTGAGCTGGATGATGAGGAGGACCTCCCAGAGCctgatgacgatgatgacgaGAACGAAGATGACAATCAGGAGGATCAAGAGTATGAGGAGGTCCTG gaagaggaggagtatGAGACCAAAGGAGGACGCAGGAGGACATGGGATGACGACTTTGTCCTAAAGAGGCAATTCTCTGCTCTGGTTCCTGCCTTTGACCCCCGACCAGGAAGAACCAATGTCCAGCAGACCACAGACCTGGAGATCCCTcctccag GGACTCCTCGATCCGAGGTTCAGGAGGAGGTGGAGTGTGCTCCCTCTCCTCACCTCGCTCTCACCCTTAAG GTGGCTGGGCTGGGTACAACCCGGGAGGTGGAGCTTCCTCTTACCAACTACAGGTCCACCATCTTCTTCTATGTCCAGCGGCTGCTGCAGCTCTCCTGCAACGGAGCTGTCAAGACGGATAAACTGAGGCGCATCTGGGAGCCCACGTACAC gatAATGTACAGAGAGCTGAAAGACTCtgataaagagaaggagagtgGAAAGATG GAGTTTTGTGAACACAGCATTGGGGTCGGGGGCCGTTCTGGTGGCCTGAGCCCCAGTTCAgtttcagccaatcagagcagtGAGATTCTGGGCGGTGCCAGGGAGGTTGCGCAGGCGAAGGCAGGATGCAGCCAGAATGCCTGTGGAGTGGAGGATGTCCTGCAGCTACTGCGGATCCTCTACATCATCGGAGGAGACTCGGCTGCTAACACGCGCACGTTGCAGGAGG ATATAGATGAGCTTCAGTTCAATGCATCTCCTGAAGATTTCACCAGCAAAAAAATCACTACAAAGATCCTGCAACAGATTGAG GAGCCTCTAGCCCTTGCAAGTGGAGCGCTGCCCGACTGGTGTGAACAACTCACCTCCAAGTGTCCTTTCCTCATCCCTTTTGAGACCCGACAGCTCTATTTTACCTGCACTGCTTTTGGAGCCTCCAG GGCAATTGTGTGGCTCCAGAACCGTCGAGAGGCAACCATGGAGCGTTCTCGGCCGTCCACCACAGTGCGGCGGGACGATCCTGGTGACTTCAGGGTGGGTCGACTGAAACATGAACGAGTGAAAGTTCCCAGAGGAGAGACTATGATGGAATGGGCTGAGTCCGTCATGCACATCCATGCTGACCAAAAGTCTGTGCTAGAG gtGGAGTTTCAGGGTGAGGAGGGAACGGGTCTCGGTCCAACTCTGGAGTTTTATGCTCTGGTGGCTGCAGAGTTTCAGAAAACGTCACTGGGAATCTGGCTGTGTGATGATGACTTCCCTGACGATGAGTCACGACAG GTGGACCTGGGTGGTGGACTGAAGCCTCCCGGTTACTATGTGCAGCGTTCCTGTGGTCTATTTCCAGCTCCGTTCCCTCAGGATAGCGAGGAACTGGAGCGAATCACCAAACTCTTCTACTTCCTGGGCATCTTCTTGGCCAAGTGCATTCAGGACAACCGGCTGGTCGACCTACCAATATCACAGCCCTTCTTTAAGCTGCTCTGCATGGGGGACATCAAGTCTAACATGAGCAAGCTGCTATACCAGTCTCGAAGCTCACCGCAGGGTAACGACCCTGAGCGGCCCCACCTGCAGCCCTTCCTGCTACTGTCTGAGGTACAGTCTGAAGCATCGACTGAGGAAAGCCAGGAGACTTACTCAGTGGGCAGCTTTGATGAGGATTCCAAATCTGAGTTCATCATGGACCCACCAAAACCAAAACCTCCAGCTTGGTACCACGGTATCCTGACCTGGGACGACTTCCAGCTTATCAACCCACACAG GGCGAGTTTCCTGAAGGAAGTGAAGGATCTGGCAGTGAAGAGGAGGCAGATTCTGGCCAGTAAGAGTTTGTCTGAGGATGAGAAGAACACTAGGCTGCAGGACCTGATGCTGAAGAACCCGCTGGGCTCTGGACCTCCCCTCAGTGTCGAGGACCTCGG GTTAAACTTTCAGTTCTGTCCATCCTCCAAGGTTCATGGTTTCTCTGCAGTGGATCTCAAACCAAATGGAGACGATGAG ATGGTGTCCATGGAGAATGCAGAAGAGTACGTGGAGTTGATGTTTGACTTCTGTATGCACACTGGCATCCAGAAACAGATGGAGGCCTTCAGAG aGGGTTTTAATCGAGTGTTTCCAATGGAGAAACTAAGCTCTTTTAGCCATAAGGAGGTGCAGATGATCCTCTGTGGCAACCAGTCCCCTTCCTGGACTGCTGACGACATCATCAACTACACAGAACCAAAGCTTGGTTACACCAGAGACAG CCCTGGCTTCTTGCGGTTTGTGCGAGTCTTATGTGGAATGTCATCTGATGAGCGTAAAGCCTTCCTGCAGTTTACCACTGGCTGCTCCACCCTGCCACCTGGTGGTCTTGCCAACCTTCACCCCCGACTCACCATCGTCAGGAAG GTGGATGCCACAGACTCCAGCTACCCATCTGTCAACACTTGTGTTCACTACCTGAAGCTGCCCGAGTACTCATCTGAGGACATCATGAGGGAGCGCCTGTTAGCCGCTACCATGGAGAAAGGCTTCCACCTCAACTGA